A window of the Zeugodacus cucurbitae isolate PBARC_wt_2022May chromosome 2, idZeuCucr1.2, whole genome shotgun sequence genome harbors these coding sequences:
- the LOC105214120 gene encoding probable multidrug resistance-associated protein lethal(2)03659 isoform X2, producing MQSIKADELPENPRVRANPLSALLLCFTIPIFFKGRKKTLDERDLYKALNEHKSETLGIKLNAAWEEEIAKKRLKNKEPNLLLAVIRVFGLQFLALGLLLFSLEIGLRVTQPLFLGGLVNYYANPTNKDDKYTAYIYAMGVILCNAINVLFRHPYMLGIQHIGMKVRLAMCNLIYRKALRLNRTALGGTTTGQVVNLISNDVGRLDTSIMHIHVLWVGPIEIAVVAVLMYREIGVASLFGVAAMLLFIPLQAFLGKMTSKLRLRTALRTDERVRMMNEIVSGIQVIKMYAWEKPFGKMIQFVRRKEMRAIRNVNYIRGILQSFALYMTRVSVFVSLVGYVLLGNFLTAEKAFVITAFYSILRNTMVVAFPNGIQQISETLVSMKRIKDYLLYKEIGDNSRISANGCNKTKKSDDLNGNVKLTNQLTPKRAQEEAGIEIRDLKARWDPTAVEYTLNNVNLNVKPRTLVAVIGPVGSGKSSLIQAILGELSAESGSIAVHGTYSYASQEPWLFTGTIRQNILFGLPMDRHRYRTVVKKCALERDFELLPHGDKTIVGERGASLSGGQKARISLARAVYRKADVYLLDDPLSAVDTHVGRHLFDQCMRGFLRDEIVLLVTHQLQFLEHADLIVIMDKGKVNAVGTYESMRSSGLDFANLLTAPEESSKHDDDSGAEVKSKSSQVIMNRQNSTVTMNSMDESIADSLIDEEADSPLQVQEKREMGKIGWGLYKKYFGVSGGYMLFFITAFFCVGAQILGSTGDFYVSLWVNKNEQQLVSQAREFDINVTNATDARDTRLNSNTDPMDIYIFFSIILAIIVFAIGRSLLFNTMTMLSSTELHNAMYRGITRAAMYFFHTNPSGRILNRFAKDLGQVDELLPWVMMDVIQNFLSLFGIVIVITIVNPMNLLVTGVLALIFYLMRSFYLTTSRDVKRLEAHVRQYIHT from the exons ATGCAGTCCATAAAGGCCGACGAATTGCCGGAAAATCCGCGCGTTCGCGCTAATCCGTTATCCGCGCTTTTATTATG ctttacTATACCGATCTTTTTTAAGGGACGTAAAAAAACTCTTGACGAAAGAGATCTCTACAAAGCACTGAATGAACACAAATCAG AAACGCTtggtattaaattaaatgcagcTTGGGAAGAGGAGATTGCGAAGAAGCGCCTTAAAAACAAAGAACCCAACTTGCTTTTAGCTGTCATACGCGTATTTGGATTGCAATTCTTAGCTTTAGGATTACTACTATTTTCATTGGAAATAGGACTTCG CGTCACACAACCACTATTTCTCGGTGGTTTAGTTAATTACTATGCGAATCCCACGAATAAAGATGATAAATACACCGCATATATCTACGCCATGGGTGTGATACTCTGCAACGCCATAAATGTTCTCTTTCGGCATCCCTATATGTTGGGCATACAACACATTGGCATGAAGGTGCGTCTCGCCATGTGTAATCTGATTTATAGGAAGGCGCTGCGTTTGAACAGAACTGCGCTGGGCGGTACCACAACGGGTCAAGTAGTTAACCTGATATCTAACGATGTTGGTCGCTTGGACACGTCCATCATGCACATACACGTGTTATGGGTGGGACCTATAGAGATTGCCGTTGTAGCCGTGCTGATGTACAGAGAG ATCGGCGTCGCCTCGCTTTTCGGTGTCGCAGCTATGTTGTTATTCATACCGCTGCAAGCCTTTCTCGGCAAAATGACGTCGAAGCTGCGTTTGCGCACAGCCTTGCGGACCGATGAGCGTGTGCGCATGATGAACGAGATTGTTTCGGGCATACAGGTGATCAAAATGTATGCGTGGGAGAAACCCTTCGGCAAAATGATACAGTTTGTACGTCGCAAGGAAATGAGAGCCATTCGTAACGTCAACTACATACGAGGTATTTTGCAATCGTTCGCTTTGTATATGACGCGTGTATCCGTTTTCGTCAGCCTGGTGGGCTATGTGCTTTTGGGAAATTTTCTCACCGCCGAAAAAGCCTTCGTTATCACTGCCTTTTACAGCATTTTGCGTAACACAATGGTTGTGGCCTTTCCAAATGGTATTCAACAAATCTCAGAAACGCTTGTATCTATGAAGCGTATaaaagattatttattatacaaagaAATTGGCGATAACTCGAGAATTTCGGCAAATGGttgtaataaaactaaaaaatcagACGACCTGAATGGCAACGTGAAGTTAACGAATCAATTAACGCCGAAGCGAGCGCAAGAAGAAGCTGGCATTGAAATACGTGATCTGAAAGCTAGATGGGATCCCACAGCAGTCGAGTATACGCTGAATAATGTGAACTTGAATGTGAAGCCACGCACACTAGTGGCGGTCATTGGACCGGTGGGTTCCGGAAAGTCAAG TTTAATACAAGCTATTCTTGGCGAACTGTCTGCTGAGTCGGGTTCCATTGCCGTACACGGAACCTACTCGTACGCCTCTCAGGAACCGTGGTTGTTCACTGGCACCATCCGACAGAACATACTTTTCGGTTTACCAATGGACAGACATCGTTATCGCACTGTGGTGAAAAAGTGCGCGTTGGAACGCGATTTCGAGCTGCTGCCTCATGGCGACAAAACGATAGTGGGTGAACGCGGCGCCTCGCTTTCCGGTGGGCAAAAGGCTCGCATTAGTTTAGCGCGCGCAGTCTACCGCAAAGCCGACGTTTACTTGTTAGATGATCCGCTAAGCGCTGTGGACACACACGTCGGTCGCCATCTCTTCGACCAGTGTATGCGTGGTTTCCTACGAGATGAAATTGTCCTGTTAGTTACGCATCAGTTGCAATTCTTGGAGCACGCTGACCTCATTGTTATAATGGATAAGGGCAAAGTCAATGCTGTGGGCACCTATGAGTCGATGCGCAGTAGTGGTTTGGATTTTGCGAATTTACTGACAGCGCCAGAAGAGAGTAGTAAGCATGATGATGACAGCGGTGCGGAAGTGAAGAGCAAGTCATCTCAAGTTATTATGAATCGACAGAACAGCACTGTGACGATGAACTCAATGGACGAGTCGATAGCAGACTCGTTGATCGATGAAGAAGCTGACTCGCCACTACAAGTACAGGAGAAGCGTGAGATGGGCAAAATTGGTTGGGGActatataaaaagtatttcgGTGTCAGTGGCGGGTATATGCTTTTCTTTATAACAGCGTTTTTTTGTGTAGGCGCCCAGATATTGGGGTCTACTGGCGACTTCTACGTCTCGCTTTG GGTTAATAAAAATGAGCAACAACTAGTTAGTCAAGCGCGTGAATTCGATATAAATGTTACTAATGCCACAGATGCGCGCGATACACGACTGAATAGTAATACTGATCCAatggatatttatatattctttagCATTATTTTGGCCATTATCGTGTTTGCGATCGGACGGAGTTTGCTCTTCAATACCATGACGATGCTTTCCTCAACGGAGTTGCACAATGCAATGTACCGTGGCATCACACGTGCGGCAATGTACTTCTTCCACACAAACCCCTCTGGTCGCATACTAAATCGTTTCGCAAAGGATTTGGGGCAAGTCGATGAGTTGCTGCCGTGGGTCATGATGGATGTCATACAGAATTTTTTGAGCTTGTTTGGCATTGTCATTGTAATTACCATTGTGAATCCAATGAATCTCCTGGTGACGGGTGTACTGGCGCTCATTTTCTATTTAATGCGCTCATTTTACTTAACCACGTCGCGTGATGTGAAACGTCTTGAAGCA CACGTTCGCCAATATATTCACACTTGA
- the LOC105214116 gene encoding transmembrane protein 256 homolog, which yields MSSLGDSVGYLIFGNPISQALLSTAAGVIKSTEALLPRKLPAPKANISAPPPPPVRLPLWELAGRQYNFVRLAGLSGASAVIMGAYGKHIFAKFPNSEDKTEARTVFETANRFHFLHSFALLAMPLVRKPLLTGSLMAVGTLLFSGVLYYRALTGDRTYIPMATCGGFCLITAWLTLIF from the exons atgtcttCATTGGGCGATTCTGttggttatttaatttttggcaaTCCAATTAGCCAAGCGTTGCTATCGACTGCAGCGGGTGTGATTAAAAGCACA GAAGCGCTTTTGCCACGCAAATTGCCGGCACCGAAGGCAAATATATccgcaccaccaccaccgcctgTGCGTTTACCATTATGGGAGCTGGCTGGCAGGCAGTACAATTTCGTGCGACTCGCGGGTTTAAGTGGTGCAAGTGCTGTGATTATGGGCGCCTACGGCAagcatatttttgcaaaatttcccAATTCAGAAGACAAAACAGAGGCTAGGACAGTTTTCGAAACCGCGAATCGTTTCCATTTTCTACATTCATTCGCGCTTTTAGCGATGCCTCTGGTGCGCAAACCTTTGTTG ACCGGCTCCTTGATGGCCGTGGGTACTTTACTGTTTAGCGGTGTTCTCTACTATCGCGCCTTGACTGGCGATAGAACTTACATACCGATGGCAACATGTGGTGGCTTTTGCCTTATCACCGCTTGGCTCACGCTGATCTTTTAA
- the LOC105214120 gene encoding probable multidrug resistance-associated protein lethal(2)03659 isoform X1 yields MQSIKADELPENPRVRANPLSALLLCFTIPIFFKGRKKTLDERDLYKALNEHKSETLGIKLNAAWEEEIAKKRLKNKEPNLLLAVIRVFGLQFLALGLLLFSLEIGLRVTQPLFLGGLVNYYANPTNKDDKYTAYIYAMGVILCNAINVLFRHPYMLGIQHIGMKVRLAMCNLIYRKALRLNRTALGGTTTGQVVNLISNDVGRLDTSIMHIHVLWVGPIEIAVVAVLMYREIGVASLFGVAAMLLFIPLQAFLGKMTSKLRLRTALRTDERVRMMNEIVSGIQVIKMYAWEKPFGKMIQFVRRKEMRAIRNVNYIRGILQSFALYMTRVSVFVSLVGYVLLGNFLTAEKAFVITAFYSILRNTMVVAFPNGIQQISETLVSMKRIKDYLLYKEIGDNSRISANGCNKTKKSDDLNGNVKLTNQLTPKRAQEEAGIEIRDLKARWDPTAVEYTLNNVNLNVKPRTLVAVIGPVGSGKSSLIQAILGELSAESGSIAVHGTYSYASQEPWLFTGTIRQNILFGLPMDRHRYRTVVKKCALERDFELLPHGDKTIVGERGASLSGGQKARISLARAVYRKADVYLLDDPLSAVDTHVGRHLFDQCMRGFLRDEIVLLVTHQLQFLEHADLIVIMDKGKVNAVGTYESMRSSGLDFANLLTAPEESSKHDDDSGAEVKSKSSQVIMNRQNSTVTMNSMDESIADSLIDEEADSPLQVQEKREMGKIGWGLYKKYFGVSGGYMLFFITAFFCVGAQILGSTGDFYVSLWVNKNEQQLVSQAREFDINVTNATDARDTRLNSNTDPMDIYIFFSIILAIIVFAIGRSLLFNTMTMLSSTELHNAMYRGITRAAMYFFHTNPSGRILNRFAKDLGQVDELLPWVMMDVIQNFLSLFGIVIVITIVNPMNLLVTGVLALIFYLMRSFYLTTSRDVKRLEAVTRSPIYSHLSASLNGLPTIRAFNAEQMLINEFDNYQDLHSSGYYMFLITNRAFGYWLDCFCALYITVTILSFLVSSPDNGGDVGLAVTQAMGLTGMVQWGMRQSAELENSMTSVERLIEYEEIEPEGELESKPNKKPPKTWPEQGKIVFDELSLRYFPDPKSDRVLKSLNFEIQPSEKVGIVGRTGAGKSSLINALFRLSYNEGSINIDTRNIEELGLHDLRSKISIIPQEPVLFSGTMRYNLDPFDEYSDAKLWGVLEEVELKNAVAELPSGLQSKISEGGSNFSVGQRQLVCLARAILRENKILVLDEATANVDPQTDALIQLTIRNKFKYCTVLTIAHRLHTVMDSDKVLVMDAGRAVEFDAPYKLLTESESKVFYDMVKQTGNSSFDNLLMVARKAYEQNPRLKDKTAQKYKCLLRNVSIL; encoded by the exons ATGCAGTCCATAAAGGCCGACGAATTGCCGGAAAATCCGCGCGTTCGCGCTAATCCGTTATCCGCGCTTTTATTATG ctttacTATACCGATCTTTTTTAAGGGACGTAAAAAAACTCTTGACGAAAGAGATCTCTACAAAGCACTGAATGAACACAAATCAG AAACGCTtggtattaaattaaatgcagcTTGGGAAGAGGAGATTGCGAAGAAGCGCCTTAAAAACAAAGAACCCAACTTGCTTTTAGCTGTCATACGCGTATTTGGATTGCAATTCTTAGCTTTAGGATTACTACTATTTTCATTGGAAATAGGACTTCG CGTCACACAACCACTATTTCTCGGTGGTTTAGTTAATTACTATGCGAATCCCACGAATAAAGATGATAAATACACCGCATATATCTACGCCATGGGTGTGATACTCTGCAACGCCATAAATGTTCTCTTTCGGCATCCCTATATGTTGGGCATACAACACATTGGCATGAAGGTGCGTCTCGCCATGTGTAATCTGATTTATAGGAAGGCGCTGCGTTTGAACAGAACTGCGCTGGGCGGTACCACAACGGGTCAAGTAGTTAACCTGATATCTAACGATGTTGGTCGCTTGGACACGTCCATCATGCACATACACGTGTTATGGGTGGGACCTATAGAGATTGCCGTTGTAGCCGTGCTGATGTACAGAGAG ATCGGCGTCGCCTCGCTTTTCGGTGTCGCAGCTATGTTGTTATTCATACCGCTGCAAGCCTTTCTCGGCAAAATGACGTCGAAGCTGCGTTTGCGCACAGCCTTGCGGACCGATGAGCGTGTGCGCATGATGAACGAGATTGTTTCGGGCATACAGGTGATCAAAATGTATGCGTGGGAGAAACCCTTCGGCAAAATGATACAGTTTGTACGTCGCAAGGAAATGAGAGCCATTCGTAACGTCAACTACATACGAGGTATTTTGCAATCGTTCGCTTTGTATATGACGCGTGTATCCGTTTTCGTCAGCCTGGTGGGCTATGTGCTTTTGGGAAATTTTCTCACCGCCGAAAAAGCCTTCGTTATCACTGCCTTTTACAGCATTTTGCGTAACACAATGGTTGTGGCCTTTCCAAATGGTATTCAACAAATCTCAGAAACGCTTGTATCTATGAAGCGTATaaaagattatttattatacaaagaAATTGGCGATAACTCGAGAATTTCGGCAAATGGttgtaataaaactaaaaaatcagACGACCTGAATGGCAACGTGAAGTTAACGAATCAATTAACGCCGAAGCGAGCGCAAGAAGAAGCTGGCATTGAAATACGTGATCTGAAAGCTAGATGGGATCCCACAGCAGTCGAGTATACGCTGAATAATGTGAACTTGAATGTGAAGCCACGCACACTAGTGGCGGTCATTGGACCGGTGGGTTCCGGAAAGTCAAG TTTAATACAAGCTATTCTTGGCGAACTGTCTGCTGAGTCGGGTTCCATTGCCGTACACGGAACCTACTCGTACGCCTCTCAGGAACCGTGGTTGTTCACTGGCACCATCCGACAGAACATACTTTTCGGTTTACCAATGGACAGACATCGTTATCGCACTGTGGTGAAAAAGTGCGCGTTGGAACGCGATTTCGAGCTGCTGCCTCATGGCGACAAAACGATAGTGGGTGAACGCGGCGCCTCGCTTTCCGGTGGGCAAAAGGCTCGCATTAGTTTAGCGCGCGCAGTCTACCGCAAAGCCGACGTTTACTTGTTAGATGATCCGCTAAGCGCTGTGGACACACACGTCGGTCGCCATCTCTTCGACCAGTGTATGCGTGGTTTCCTACGAGATGAAATTGTCCTGTTAGTTACGCATCAGTTGCAATTCTTGGAGCACGCTGACCTCATTGTTATAATGGATAAGGGCAAAGTCAATGCTGTGGGCACCTATGAGTCGATGCGCAGTAGTGGTTTGGATTTTGCGAATTTACTGACAGCGCCAGAAGAGAGTAGTAAGCATGATGATGACAGCGGTGCGGAAGTGAAGAGCAAGTCATCTCAAGTTATTATGAATCGACAGAACAGCACTGTGACGATGAACTCAATGGACGAGTCGATAGCAGACTCGTTGATCGATGAAGAAGCTGACTCGCCACTACAAGTACAGGAGAAGCGTGAGATGGGCAAAATTGGTTGGGGActatataaaaagtatttcgGTGTCAGTGGCGGGTATATGCTTTTCTTTATAACAGCGTTTTTTTGTGTAGGCGCCCAGATATTGGGGTCTACTGGCGACTTCTACGTCTCGCTTTG GGTTAATAAAAATGAGCAACAACTAGTTAGTCAAGCGCGTGAATTCGATATAAATGTTACTAATGCCACAGATGCGCGCGATACACGACTGAATAGTAATACTGATCCAatggatatttatatattctttagCATTATTTTGGCCATTATCGTGTTTGCGATCGGACGGAGTTTGCTCTTCAATACCATGACGATGCTTTCCTCAACGGAGTTGCACAATGCAATGTACCGTGGCATCACACGTGCGGCAATGTACTTCTTCCACACAAACCCCTCTGGTCGCATACTAAATCGTTTCGCAAAGGATTTGGGGCAAGTCGATGAGTTGCTGCCGTGGGTCATGATGGATGTCATACAGAATTTTTTGAGCTTGTTTGGCATTGTCATTGTAATTACCATTGTGAATCCAATGAATCTCCTGGTGACGGGTGTACTGGCGCTCATTTTCTATTTAATGCGCTCATTTTACTTAACCACGTCGCGTGATGTGAAACGTCTTGAAGCAGTTA CACGTTCGCCAATATATTCACACTTGAGCGCCTCCCTAAACGGTCTACCGACGATACGCGCTTTCAACGCTGAGCAGATGCTGATAAATGAATTTGACAATTACCAAGATTTGCACAGTTCCGGCTATTATATGTTTTTGATAACAAATCGGGCATTTGGTTACTGGCTCGACTGTTTCTGTGCACTCTACATAACTGTTACTATTTTGAGCTTTTTAGTTTCCTCACCTGACAATGGAGGCGATGTCGGCTTGGCAGTGACTCAAGCCATGGGCTTAACAGGTATGGTGCAATGGGGTATGCGACAGTCTGCTGAGCTCGAGAATAGCATGACGAGTGTAGAACGTTTGATAGAGTATGAAGAAATTGAACCTGAAGGTGAACTAGAAAGTAAACCCAACAAAAAACCACCGAAAACATGGCCCGAACAGGGTAAAATAGTATTTGATGAGCTTAGTCTTCGCTATTTTCCCGATCCGAAATCGGATCGTGTGTTGAAATCGTTAAACTTCGAAATACAACCCTCAGAGAAGGTGGGTATTGTAGGACGCACAGGTGCAGGTAAATCTTCGCTCATCAATGCACTATTTCGGCTGTCTTACAATGAAGGCTCCATCAATATTGACACAAGAAATATTGAGGAGTTGGGCTTGCATGATTTGCGCAGTAAAATCTCAATTATACCACAAGAACCGGTGCTCTTCTCGGGCACAATGCGTTACAATTTGGATCCCTTCGACGAATACTCCGATGCCAAGTTGTGGGGTGTGCTTGAGGAA GTGGAACTGAAAAATGCTGTAGCCGAACTCCCGAGTGGTTTACAGAGTAAAATCTCAGAGGGTGGTAGTAATTTCAGTGTCGGTCAACGGCAGTTGGTTTGTCTGGCACGTGCAATACTGcgtgaaaataaaattcttgtGCTGGACGAGGCAACGGCAAATGTGGATCCACAGACTGATGCACTCATACAATTGACAAtacgaaataaattcaaatattgcaCGGTTCTCACAATTGCTCATCGTTTGCACACTGTAATGGACTCGGATAAGGTGCTGGTAATGGACGCTGGACGAGCTGTGGAATTCGACGCACCGTATAAATTGTTGACGGAAAGTGAATCTAAAGTATTCTATGACATGGTCAAGCAAACAGGCAATAGTTCATTCGATAATCTACTTATGGTGGCACGAAAG GCTTATGAGCAGAATCCGCGCTTGAAAGATAAAACTGCACAGAAGTACAAGTGTTTACTCAGAAATGTTtccatattataa